AATTCAGCAATTGCCTTGTTCCAGCCAATAATATCCCCAGTAGAGTCAAGAACGAATGTTGGTTGGTGAAGTCCATCAAGTAACTGATGAGTGCTACTATCTAATAGCCCATCATCTGATTTGCTGTCTGCTGATGCATCATGTTCGCTTTCAGCTGTTTTTGTTGATTGTACTACTCCACCATCAGTAACTTGGTGGAGAGTCTCTGTGCTATTTGATGTTGAATGAAGGAGGGCAAGTAACTTGTCAAACATAGATTCTTACTCATGCTGATAACTGAGTGATGGGAGGACCGAATCTGTATTTCGATATAACCGCGCCAATCTACTTAATTATTTATGCTATTTCTATCAGAGTGCAGCGATTTGCAACAACATTGAGACACGTCTACGGTGATGATTGTGAGCGATGTTGCTGTGAAGCCTGACAGCAGGATCTGTAGAACCCAGTCTCTTTCGTGCGAAGCTGACCCATGAGCAAACAGTCATGGAGTTATCATAAAATAGCAACCTTCGCAAAATTGCAACATTAATCGCATCTGCAGCCATCGCTATTCTGGCTCTGTGAACCGTTCATCTGACTGAGTTGTCTCTGCTTGCCTCCCTTTTTCTTCAAGCCATCCAGCTGTCACACTGCTCGGACAATCAAAATCAGGAACATATGGTTTGATATCCAACAACGGTGTTTCATCAAGCACGTCAATATTAGTGACCTGTATTGTGCTCCCAACAATCTCCTCTATCTTGACGACGGACATTCCAATGCGATTCGGACGTTGTGGTGCCCGCGTTGCGAAGACTCCCTTCGATGTTGAGTCGAGGAATGGTGTTACTGATAATTCTGTGTTGGTACTTGCTTGGTGGAAATGATAGAGTAAGATGCAATGTGTGAATCCTGATAACGCGGTAACTCCCTGTGTGTATTCATTATCTAGTCTAACTTCTCCGGATGCTGTTTCGTTACCGACTGGCTGGATCGGCATATCTTCTGGTGTCTGAAATGGTGTGTGGATTGTTCCAATTCGCTTGTACGCGATAGTGTCGTTGTTCATCGATACCCGATATACTGTTAGTAATATAAAATATCCTCCGAATCAAAAACTATCATGGTATTAGTCTAATGGACATTAACCGCCCTTCTGCTGCGCCTTGTGATGCTCATATAGATTCCATAATCTTTCAATTCGCACAGCTATAAATATCCAGAGCTAATATAGGGATTGGTTGAAGCAGCTTATCGTAGCCTCCGTTGGGAAGAACTACGGTTCGCGGCTAATATCAATGACTGTTGATACTCGAGCATTCTCCTTTATATCGATCCCGGCCCCTCCGGTTGACAGTGGTACCAAAGACAGTGCGTCCATCTCCATTGTTGGATGAAATGCTCCACGAGTAATCAACTCAGTTCGTGGTTGGGTTGTCACTGTTGCATCAGAAATAAGCTCTTCATTATACTCTAGGAGGTACTGTCCTCCTTCTAGAGAGTACCAGCCATAGTCATCATCTTTGTTCTTCTTTTTTGTTCCAACTGTCTGAATCCCGGCCGACTCAAGCTCTCCCCCTCCAAAGTCAACTTTACCAGGCTCTGCAATCTCGTATATCTCTGCCACTGTTAAGTCAAGATGCCCATTATTGATCTGTGTGCGTTCATGTATGGTCCCTGTAAAGTGGTCTGTAATGTCTGTCATAAATGTCATTCTTTACCACGATAGCATATATCTATTGAATATGCGAATAAGTCATATTGGACCGGGTTTGATCTGTTATTGATTTGGCTGCCTCTGCTTTCACTTAGTAAATTGACCAGCAAGTTCGATAGATATTTAATAAAAACATAATTAAATTGTTAGCAACACTTTTTAAGTAAGACGCCTATA
This portion of the Salinarchaeum sp. IM2453 genome encodes:
- the tsaA gene encoding tRNA (N6-threonylcarbamoyladenosine(37)-N6)-methyltransferase TrmO; the encoded protein is MNNDTIAYKRIGTIHTPFQTPEDMPIQPVGNETASGEVRLDNEYTQGVTALSGFTHCILLYHFHQASTNTELSVTPFLDSTSKGVFATRAPQRPNRIGMSVVKIEEIVGSTIQVTNIDVLDETPLLDIKPYVPDFDCPSSVTAGWLEEKGRQAETTQSDERFTEPE
- a CDS encoding dCTP deaminase, translated to MTDITDHFTGTIHERTQINNGHLDLTVAEIYEIAEPGKVDFGGGELESAGIQTVGTKKKNKDDDYGWYSLEGGQYLLEYNEELISDATVTTQPRTELITRGAFHPTMEMDALSLVPLSTGGAGIDIKENARVSTVIDISREP